The following coding sequences are from one Gossypium hirsutum isolate 1008001.06 chromosome A12, Gossypium_hirsutum_v2.1, whole genome shotgun sequence window:
- the LOC107939846 gene encoding isochorismate synthase 2, chloroplastic, which yields MAGAVVRHYLTTRFMDSETTKCNISYSLHSHTRSPYSLPLFHNKYETRRVVALMNGCEGDPKLPIGSIETRTLTTVPSPSKAMERLDVAIRELKCNPPPLTSGMLRLQVPIEEQIEAIEWLHAQHDNLPRCFFSGRRSRANGNGSNLLMEIGNGNGDNCFTHNLVGAAGVGSAVFFQQLHPFSYHDWRSIKRFLSAKCPLIRAYGAIRFDATANISPEWKAFGSFYFMVPQVEFDELEGSSMLAITIAWDNALSWTWDEAIHSLETTMQQIASVVVKLKKEASGEPILSKTHVPNKTHWDLAVEKALQEINTSSSQLVKVVLARSSRILTATNIDPIAWLACLQVEGEDAYQFCLQPPNGPAFVGNTPERLFHRKWLSISSEALAATRARGESSDLDLQLENDLLSSPKDHLEFTVVRENIQNKLESVCERVVVEPKKTVRKLRRIQHLYAQLSGNLRREDDEFEILSSLHPTPAVCGLPREAARLFISETEMFDRGMYAGPVGWFGGGESEFAVGIRSALVEKDSGALVYAGTGIVEGSNPSSEWDELELKTCQCTKLLQLEVPKQSKVEILEIIY from the exons ATGGCCGGAGCTGTAGTGAGACATTACCTAACTACGCGTTTCATGGATTCAGAGACCACCAAATGCAACATTTCTTATTCCCTTCACAGTCACACTCGTTCCCCCTATTCCCTCCCACTGTTTCACAAC AAATATGAGACTAGGAGAGTGGTAGCATTGATGAATGGGTGCGAAGGAGACCCCAAACTCCCTATAGGCAGCATAGAGACACGCACATTAACAACGGTTCCATCACCATCAAAGGCAATGGAGAGGTTGGATGTAGCTATTAGAGAGTTGAAATGTAACCCTCCTCCTCTTACCTCTGGCATGCTTCGACTTCAG GTACCGATCGAGGAGCAAATCGAAGCAATCGAGTGGCTCCATGCTCAACATGATAATCTTCCACGTTGTTTCTTCTCTGGTAGAAGAAGCAGAGCCAATGGAAATGGTTCCAATCTCTTGATGGAAATAGGTAATGGAAATGGCGACAACTGTTTTACCCATAATCTTGTTGGTGCCGCCGGTGTCGGCTCGGCGGTCTTCTTTCAACAACTTCATCCTTTCTCATATCACGATTGGAGGTCCATTAAGAG GTTTCTGTCTGCAAAGTGCCCTTTGATTCGTGCATATGGAGCAATTCGTTTTGATGCGACGGCTAATATATCACCTGAATGGAAGGCGTTTGGTTCATTTTACTTTATGGTCCCTCAG GTTGAGTTTGATGAGCTTGAAGGAAGTTCAATGCTTGCCATAACGATTGCATGGGACAATGCCCTTTCATGGACTTGGGATGAAGCCATTCATTCACTTGAAACCACAATGCAACAG ATTGCTTCAGTTGTTgtgaagttgaagaaagaagctTCAGGAGAACCCATCCTCAGTAAAACTCATGTTCCCAATAAGACACATTGGGATCTTGCTGTAGAGAAAGCTTTGCAGGAAATAAACACAAGCAGCTCACAGCTCGTTAAG GTTGTGCTTGCCCGTAGCAGCAGGATTTTAACCGCTACAAATATCGATCCTATAGCTTGGTTGGCTTGTCTGCAG GTTGAAGGAGAAGATGCATATCAGTTTTGTCTTCAGCCACCTAATGGACCCGCATTTGTGGGAAATACA CCAGAGCGACTATTTCACAGAAAATGGCTAAGCATTAGTAGTGAGGCACTGGCTGCAACCCGCGCTAGAGGTGAATCCAGTGATCTTGATCTTCAACTAGAGAATGATCTACTTTCCAG TCCCAAGGACCACCTGGAATTTACCGTAGTACGAGAAAACATACAAAACAAATTAGAG TCTGTATGTGAGAGAGTTGTTGTTGAGCCAAAGAAAACGGTACGAAAACTTCGAAGAATTCAACATTTATATGCCCAGTTGTCTGGTAACCTGAGAAGGGAAGATGATGag TTTGAAATCTTGTCTTCTCTCCACCCAACTCCAGCAGTTTGTGGACTTCCAAGAGAAGCTGCACGCCTCTTCATTTCAGAAACTG AAATGTTTGACCGAGGGATGTATGCTGGACCAGTTGGTTGGTTTGGAGGAGGAGAAAGTGAGTTTGCAGTTGGTATAAGGTCAGCATTAGTGGAAAAG GATTCTGGAGCATTGGTATACGCCGGAACCGGGATAGTAGAAGGCAGCAATCCCTCGTCAGAATGGGATGAACTAGAGCTCAAGACATGTCAG TGCACCAAGTTGCTTCAACTGGAGGTTCCTAAGCAATCAAAAGTTGAGATTTTGGAAATCATCTATTAA